A genomic stretch from Deinococcus radiotolerans includes:
- a CDS encoding EAL domain-containing protein → MPDRRARLFEAVFRRSPIGMALLRPDGTFLAVNDALCAALGYSPEELLSRASGDVTHPDDLPGDEAQVQRTLSGQQDGFERRKRYLHRDGRVVEALVNVSLLVDDLGVPAGLLSQVQDVTELQNVTDRLRVAVEASQDGIWDWFPQTGQLDCTDRCLQLGGAGLLRGNLRDWWQAVRPAERSRLLRAYRRHLNGKAEQLNAEYRQRGADGVERWLAVRGRITGRSVDGAVTRVSGILSDVTARVQVQQDLEVVLHNLPAMIGYWDARGRNRFGNRMYVDWFGKTPEQMLGRHISEVIGPDTYRANQPMIEAVLGGQEQLFDRTILDPAGRERHAQLHYVPDVQGGEVRGFFALGTDVTARRTAEQALREQRELARVTLASIGDSVITTDPHGRVTFLNPVAQRMTGWTNEDAAGQPIETVMPLAQEGSLTPIPNPLRAALAQRTIMGMAGDTVLRDRSGTLFSVQDSAAPIISDDGELLGAVIVFHDVSETRAMALRMSHLAQHDTLTDLPNRVLLRDRIAQATRLARRRGVNFAVLFLDLDHFKDVNDSLGHHVGDELLREVARRLLGSLRASDTVSRQGGDEFIILLPDVHDPAHVQTVIRKLMSAVTAPYVVEGQTLHVTVSVGAALYPADGDGPDDLLKHADAAMYRAKADGRNRHHFYSRALHDENQRQQQLRHDLRAALDAGQFHLVYQPKVNPQSGEVLGAEALLRWNGPHGPVPPATFIPVAEDTGLILPLGRWVLREACQQAQRWVTAGHALPVSVNISAAQFTDPTFLDTVQEELRRSGLGAHLLELEVTETILMRHVEHVQRNLEALRALGVQVSIDDFGTGYSSLSYLHAFPVNTLKIDRSFLAPDRHGPQAEALITAIVGLGRALNLQVIAEGVEEPAQVRQLLRLGCAAMQGYLFARPLTPGDFLTWLRHWPAQHATFNLTGADPERP, encoded by the coding sequence GTGCCTGATCGGCGTGCCCGCCTGTTCGAGGCCGTCTTCCGCCGCTCTCCGATCGGCATGGCCCTGCTGCGTCCGGACGGGACCTTCCTGGCCGTCAATGACGCCCTGTGCGCAGCGCTGGGCTACTCGCCGGAGGAACTGCTGAGCCGCGCCTCGGGGGACGTGACCCACCCGGATGACCTGCCGGGCGATGAGGCGCAGGTGCAGCGGACCCTGAGCGGCCAGCAGGACGGGTTCGAGCGCCGCAAGCGGTACCTGCACCGTGATGGCCGCGTCGTGGAGGCGCTGGTGAATGTGTCCCTGCTGGTTGATGATCTGGGGGTGCCTGCTGGCCTGCTCTCGCAGGTGCAGGACGTGACGGAACTTCAGAACGTCACGGACCGGCTGCGCGTGGCGGTCGAGGCGAGCCAGGACGGCATCTGGGACTGGTTCCCGCAGACCGGGCAGCTGGACTGCACGGACCGCTGCCTTCAGCTGGGCGGCGCGGGTCTGCTGCGTGGGAATCTGCGGGACTGGTGGCAGGCCGTGCGTCCTGCCGAACGTTCCCGCCTCCTGCGGGCCTACCGGCGGCACCTGAACGGCAAGGCGGAGCAGCTGAATGCCGAGTACCGCCAGCGGGGGGCGGACGGGGTGGAGCGCTGGCTGGCGGTGCGCGGGCGGATCACGGGGCGCAGCGTGGACGGCGCCGTGACCCGCGTGAGCGGCATCCTGTCGGACGTGACGGCCCGCGTGCAGGTGCAGCAGGATCTGGAGGTGGTGCTGCACAACCTGCCCGCCATGATCGGCTACTGGGACGCGCGCGGCCGCAACCGCTTCGGGAACCGCATGTACGTCGACTGGTTCGGGAAGACCCCGGAGCAGATGCTGGGGCGGCACATCAGTGAGGTGATCGGCCCGGACACGTACCGGGCGAACCAGCCCATGATCGAGGCGGTGCTGGGCGGGCAGGAGCAGCTGTTTGACCGGACGATCCTCGACCCGGCGGGACGCGAGCGGCACGCGCAGCTGCATTACGTGCCGGACGTGCAGGGCGGCGAGGTGCGTGGGTTCTTCGCGCTGGGCACGGACGTCACGGCGCGGCGCACGGCCGAGCAGGCCCTGCGGGAGCAGCGGGAACTGGCCCGCGTGACCCTGGCGTCCATCGGGGACAGCGTGATCACCACCGATCCGCACGGGCGGGTCACGTTCCTGAACCCGGTCGCGCAGCGCATGACCGGCTGGACGAACGAGGACGCGGCCGGGCAGCCCATCGAGACGGTCATGCCGCTGGCGCAGGAGGGCTCGCTGACGCCCATTCCCAACCCGCTGCGGGCCGCGCTCGCGCAGCGGACCATCATGGGCATGGCGGGCGACACGGTCCTGCGGGACCGGAGCGGGACGCTGTTCAGCGTGCAGGATTCCGCCGCGCCGATCATCAGTGACGACGGGGAACTGCTGGGCGCCGTGATCGTCTTTCATGACGTCAGCGAGACGCGCGCCATGGCGCTGCGCATGAGTCACCTCGCGCAGCACGACACGCTGACGGACCTGCCCAACCGGGTGCTGCTGCGGGACCGGATTGCGCAGGCCACCCGGCTGGCCCGGCGCCGGGGCGTGAACTTCGCGGTGCTGTTCCTTGACCTCGATCACTTCAAGGACGTGAACGACAGCCTGGGGCACCACGTGGGGGACGAACTGCTGCGCGAGGTGGCCCGCCGCCTGCTGGGCAGCCTGCGCGCGTCGGACACAGTCAGCCGACAGGGGGGCGATGAGTTCATCATCCTGCTGCCTGACGTGCACGACCCGGCGCACGTGCAGACCGTGATCCGCAAGCTCATGTCCGCCGTCACTGCGCCCTACGTCGTAGAGGGGCAGACGCTGCACGTGACGGTCAGTGTGGGCGCGGCGCTGTACCCAGCAGACGGCGACGGTCCGGACGACCTGCTCAAACATGCCGACGCGGCCATGTACCGCGCCAAGGCGGACGGCCGAAACCGTCACCACTTCTACTCCCGCGCGCTGCATGATGAGAACCAGCGGCAGCAGCAGCTCCGGCATGACCTGCGCGCCGCCTTGGACGCGGGGCAGTTCCACCTCGTGTACCAGCCCAAGGTGAACCCCCAGAGCGGCGAGGTGCTGGGCGCCGAGGCCCTGCTGCGCTGGAACGGGCCGCACGGACCGGTGCCGCCCGCCACGTTCATTCCGGTCGCGGAGGACACCGGTCTGATCCTGCCGCTGGGCCGCTGGGTGCTGCGCGAGGCGTGCCAGCAGGCGCAGCGTTGGGTGACGGCCGGGCACGCGCTGCCGGTGTCCGTGAACATCTCCGCGGCGCAGTTCACGGACCCCACCTTCCTGGACACCGTGCAGGAGGAACTGCGCCGCAGCGGCCTGGGCGCCCACCTGCTGGAACTGGAGGTGACCGAGACGATCCTGATGCGTCACGTGGAGCACGTGCAGCGCAACCTTGAGGCGCTGCGGGCGCTGGGCGTGCAGGTCAGCATTGATGATTTCGGCACCGGGTACTCCAGCCTGAGTTACCTGCACGCGTTCCCAGTGAACACCCTGAAGATCGACCGGTCGTTCCTGGCGCCGGACCGTCACGGCCCGCAGGCCGAGGCGCTCATCACGGCCATCGTGGGCCTGGGGCGCGCCCTGAACCTTCAGGTGATCGCCGAGGGGGTCGAGGAGCCCGCGCAGGTGCGGCAGCTGCTGCGGCTGGGCTGCGCGGCCATGCAGGGCTACCTGTTCGCGCGTCCGCTGACCCCCGGGGATTTCCTGACGTGGCTGCGCCACTGGCCGGCGCAGCACGCCACGTTCAACCTGACCGGAGCGGACCCTGAGCGTCCCTGA
- a CDS encoding DUF4097 family beta strand repeat-containing protein gives MTSVPASRPLGGTLGRMAWGLLIAAAGGALMWLGSARTLTPGMSVQDTPISVHRDGPLPLDLAGSAAVTVSGDRADLTVTPLPGGTPYVLRGLAHHRARNPVQAEVTRQGRSVSARLTLNVQPLRERGMIIGGPEGVQHALDVALSRDLPVTLSTATASGQQRLNLTPLRLRALTVRSDSGDLTLNLPGRESGAISVVSRSGPVTLSAPTGSRTDALRVNTSSGNQHLNLAGQTAQTLGIGTDSGDIQLTLPVLTGRGTVTTGSGDIRITATSHTRGNLDIRTQSGHVTLLLPPGLTARVRYPDRDTDTFPADQPPSPAPDLDVFVDAGRSRVTVTTRAAPEPPTPPAPTRMPTRP, from the coding sequence GTGACCAGCGTACCGGCCTCCCGGCCCCTGGGCGGCACGCTGGGCCGCATGGCGTGGGGTCTGCTGATCGCCGCCGCCGGCGGCGCCCTGATGTGGCTGGGCAGCGCCCGCACCCTGACGCCCGGCATGAGCGTGCAGGACACGCCCATCAGCGTGCACCGCGACGGTCCCCTGCCGCTGGACCTAGCGGGCAGCGCCGCCGTGACCGTCAGCGGCGACCGCGCCGACCTGACCGTCACGCCCCTGCCGGGCGGCACGCCGTACGTCCTGCGTGGCCTGGCGCACCACCGCGCCCGGAACCCCGTGCAGGCCGAGGTGACCCGCCAGGGGCGCAGCGTCAGTGCCCGGCTGACCCTGAACGTGCAGCCCCTGCGGGAACGCGGCATGATCATCGGCGGCCCCGAAGGCGTGCAGCACGCCCTGGACGTGGCGCTCAGCCGCGACCTGCCCGTCACGCTGAGCACCGCCACCGCCAGCGGCCAGCAGCGCCTGAACCTCACGCCGCTGCGCCTGCGGGCCCTGACCGTGCGCAGTGACAGCGGGGACCTCACGCTGAACCTGCCCGGCCGGGAATCCGGGGCGATCAGCGTGGTCAGCCGCAGCGGCCCCGTCACCCTCAGCGCCCCCACCGGCAGCCGCACCGACGCCCTGCGCGTCAACACCAGCAGCGGGAACCAGCACCTGAATCTCGCCGGGCAGACCGCCCAGACGCTGGGCATCGGCACGGACAGCGGCGACATCCAGCTGACCCTGCCGGTCCTCACCGGGCGCGGCACCGTCACCACCGGCAGCGGCGACATCCGCATCACCGCCACCAGCCACACACGCGGCAACCTCGACATCCGCACCCAGAGCGGGCACGTCACCCTGCTCCTCCCACCCGGCCTGACCGCCCGCGTCCGCTACCCCGACCGCGACACCGACACCTTCCCCGCAGATCAGCCCCCCAGTCCCGCCCCGGACCTCGACGTGTTCGTGGACGCCGGACGCAGCCGCGTCACCGTGACCACCCGCGCCGCGCCCGAACCGCCCACCCCACCTGCACCCACCCGGATGCCCACGCGACCCTGA
- a CDS encoding sensor histidine kinase: MIRVMDQGRPPQPTRPARAHVLAELLDPSTYRAAAYVLLSVPAGALVAALLTATVLGGVLTLPVLVGALFLIAALWLVTALGDVQRALTGVLGVRFARAAPGLSSGGLLGWLGATLAEPATYRTLLFHVIQLPLGLICWVVLAALLAAVVLGLGAPLWALNTSVPLVWNEWTLRPGPLAITGLMLTGAGALIVTAGVLNLMGRMWTRLGAALLAQDAAEAARREVIALRRAAGRVALGDDLHATLRDLTVQAREASTADAVVLVTADGTLLAQDLGFLPDLPGPGAAGPDLTALAGPLTRPPAPGEASLTPLRGGAALATLPVTLPASAGGDGGTLRALYAPGTRPGADELAFLLSIADHAGTALHATQLIERAGARAGELERARLARELHDSVAQALYGITLGAKTARATLERDPDRTRQSLEYTIRLAEGGVSEMKALLFSLRPDALEEGGLIAALTQHAHALEARHGLTVHADLREEPDLSPDAQAAAYRVAQEALHNTVKHARARAVWLSVTQDAAHVTLSVRDDGRGFDVNAQGRGTLGQRSMRERAAGAGGTLLVRSAADQGTLVTLTLPRTPGAADSGSAP, from the coding sequence ATGATAAGGGTGATGGATCAGGGCCGCCCCCCCCAGCCCACCCGCCCTGCCAGAGCCCACGTCCTGGCGGAGCTGCTGGACCCATCCACGTACCGCGCCGCCGCGTACGTGCTGCTCAGCGTGCCCGCCGGGGCGCTGGTGGCCGCGCTGCTCACGGCCACCGTACTGGGCGGCGTGCTGACCCTGCCGGTCCTGGTGGGCGCCCTGTTCCTGATCGCGGCGCTGTGGCTGGTCACGGCACTTGGGGACGTGCAGCGCGCCCTGACCGGCGTGCTGGGCGTGCGGTTCGCGCGCGCCGCCCCGGGCCTGTCGTCCGGCGGGCTGCTGGGCTGGCTGGGCGCCACGCTGGCTGAACCGGCCACGTACCGCACGCTGCTGTTCCACGTGATTCAGCTGCCGCTGGGCCTGATCTGCTGGGTGGTGCTCGCGGCGCTCCTGGCGGCCGTGGTGCTGGGTCTGGGCGCGCCCCTGTGGGCGCTGAACACCAGCGTGCCCCTGGTGTGGAACGAGTGGACGCTGCGCCCCGGGCCGCTGGCCATCACCGGGCTGATGCTGACCGGGGCGGGCGCGCTGATCGTCACGGCCGGCGTGCTGAACCTGATGGGCCGCATGTGGACCCGCCTGGGCGCCGCGCTTCTGGCCCAGGACGCGGCCGAGGCCGCCCGGCGTGAGGTGATCGCCCTGCGCCGCGCCGCCGGGCGGGTCGCGCTGGGCGACGACCTGCACGCCACGCTGCGCGACCTGACCGTGCAGGCACGCGAAGCCAGCACCGCCGACGCCGTCGTGCTGGTCACCGCGGACGGCACCCTGCTCGCGCAGGACCTGGGCTTCCTGCCGGACCTGCCCGGCCCGGGCGCGGCAGGCCCGGACCTCACGGCGTTGGCTGGACCCCTAACCCGCCCGCCCGCGCCAGGTGAGGCCAGCCTGACGCCCCTGCGCGGCGGGGCGGCCCTGGCCACCCTGCCCGTCACGCTGCCCGCCAGTGCCGGCGGGGACGGTGGGACCCTGCGCGCCCTGTACGCGCCCGGCACGCGGCCCGGCGCGGACGAACTGGCGTTCCTGCTCTCCATTGCCGATCACGCAGGCACGGCGCTGCACGCCACGCAGCTGATCGAGCGGGCCGGCGCGCGCGCCGGGGAACTCGAACGCGCCCGGCTGGCGCGGGAACTGCACGACAGCGTCGCGCAGGCGCTGTACGGCATCACGTTGGGCGCTAAGACCGCCCGCGCCACCCTGGAACGCGACCCGGACCGCACCCGCCAGAGCCTGGAGTACACCATCCGCCTCGCGGAGGGCGGCGTGTCGGAGATGAAGGCGCTGCTGTTCAGCCTGCGCCCCGACGCGCTGGAGGAAGGCGGCCTGATCGCCGCGCTCACCCAGCACGCCCACGCCCTGGAAGCCCGCCACGGCCTGACCGTGCACGCCGACCTGCGCGAGGAACCGGACCTGAGCCCCGACGCGCAGGCCGCCGCGTACCGCGTGGCGCAGGAAGCCCTGCACAACACCGTCAAGCACGCCCGCGCACGCGCCGTGTGGCTGAGCGTCACGCAGGACGCCGCGCACGTCACCCTGAGTGTCCGCGACGACGGGCGCGGCTTCGACGTGAACGCCCAGGGGCGCGGCACGCTGGGCCAGCGCAGCATGCGCGAACGCGCCGCCGGGGCGGGCGGCACCCTGCTCGTGCGCAGCGCGGCCGACCAGGGCACCCTCGTCACCCTGACCCTGCCCCGCACGCCCGGCGCCGCAGACTCCGGGAGCGCCCCGTGA
- a CDS encoding LrgB family protein, with protein sequence MTWIMVTLLAFVAGALAGLRVRSPLANPTLIGTLIVAVALLLTRVPYERYLHDVQPLSALLTPAVVALAVPLYRLRALLARQWRALLLGGLTGTALGVTVDTLLARALHVSVDAQRALHTAPATSPVALQLAPFTHAPPALAATLAVLSGLVGALVLPPMLTALGVRHPLARGIAIGAVAHGVGTARAREEGEHTGAAASIGMGLAAILVTLIVALLA encoded by the coding sequence ATGACCTGGATCATGGTGACGCTGCTGGCGTTCGTGGCGGGCGCTCTGGCGGGGCTGCGGGTGCGCTCGCCCCTGGCGAACCCCACGCTGATCGGCACGCTGATCGTCGCGGTAGCGCTGCTGCTCACGCGGGTGCCGTACGAGCGCTACCTGCACGACGTGCAGCCCCTCTCGGCGCTGCTGACGCCCGCCGTGGTGGCGCTGGCGGTGCCGCTGTACCGCCTGCGGGCGCTGCTGGCGCGGCAGTGGCGGGCGCTGCTGCTGGGCGGCCTGACCGGGACGGCGCTGGGCGTCACGGTGGACACGCTGCTGGCGCGGGCGCTGCACGTCAGCGTGGACGCGCAGCGTGCCCTGCACACCGCGCCCGCCACGAGTCCCGTCGCGCTGCAACTCGCGCCGTTCACGCACGCGCCGCCCGCCCTGGCGGCCACGCTGGCGGTCCTGTCAGGTCTGGTGGGCGCCCTGGTCCTCCCGCCCATGCTGACGGCGCTGGGCGTGCGGCATCCGCTGGCGCGCGGCATTGCCATCGGGGCCGTCGCGCACGGCGTCGGCACTGCCCGCGCCCGCGAGGAGGGCGAGCACACGGGCGCAGCGGCGTCCATCGGCATGGGGCTCGCCGCGATTCTGGTCACGCTGATCGTGGCGCTGCTCGCCTGA
- a CDS encoding TetR/AcrR family transcriptional regulator has protein sequence MARKVNPIQDRLRRAALERAAYLAIYERGYAGVTLADIAAHAGVSRGTLVYHFGSRAGLLAAVMRRFSRTIAVATRRAVRQAGTPEGKLRAYVDNQFYGLVNTRRFYTVSLDFLAAATRDPELMAMQRAFLAESLAVDLELARLAGPAGAEGRARLLRALVEGLSVRFLADAEPDLEVYRADCMTGLRAVLGWPAEGAAVSTQSLR, from the coding sequence ATGGCGCGCAAGGTGAATCCCATTCAGGACCGCTTGCGGCGCGCGGCGCTGGAACGTGCGGCGTACCTGGCGATCTACGAGCGGGGGTACGCGGGCGTGACGCTGGCGGATATCGCCGCGCACGCCGGGGTGAGCCGGGGCACGCTGGTGTACCACTTCGGGAGCCGGGCGGGCCTGCTCGCGGCGGTCATGCGGCGCTTTTCCCGCACGATTGCCGTGGCGACCCGGCGCGCGGTGCGGCAGGCGGGTACGCCGGAGGGGAAACTGCGGGCGTACGTGGACAACCAGTTCTACGGGCTGGTGAACACCCGGCGGTTTTACACGGTGTCGCTGGATTTCCTGGCGGCGGCCACGCGCGACCCGGAGCTGATGGCGATGCAGCGGGCGTTCCTGGCCGAGTCGCTGGCGGTGGATCTGGAACTGGCGCGTCTGGCGGGCCCTGCGGGCGCGGAGGGCCGGGCGCGGCTGCTGCGGGCGCTCGTGGAGGGCCTCAGCGTGCGGTTTCTGGCGGACGCCGAGCCGGACCTGGAGGTGTACCGCGCCGACTGCATGACGGGCCTGCGGGCCGTGCTGGGCTGGCCGGCGGAAGGCGCGGCGGTCAGCACGCAGAGTCTGCGCTGA
- a CDS encoding response regulator, which produces MTHDPTRQPPAVRVLLVDDHAVVRQGLRLFLGLDPLIDVIGEAANGEEALQAAATLHPDVVIMDLMMPVMDGITATRTLKRQHPDTEVIALTSTLEEHKVNGAIEAGAISYMLKDASSDTLADAIHAAARGEVRLHPEAAKRLVRDFRGGEMRESLTPKETIVLQLLAHGYSNRDIATDQGVSEATVKTHVSRLLSKLGLDSRTQAALYALKHGIATLDGVHV; this is translated from the coding sequence ATGACCCACGACCCCACCCGCCAGCCCCCCGCCGTTCGCGTGCTGCTCGTCGACGACCACGCCGTCGTCCGCCAGGGCCTGCGCCTCTTCCTGGGCCTCGACCCCCTCATTGACGTCATCGGCGAGGCCGCCAACGGCGAGGAAGCCCTCCAGGCCGCCGCCACCCTGCACCCCGATGTGGTCATCATGGACCTGATGATGCCCGTCATGGACGGCATCACCGCCACCCGCACCCTCAAACGCCAGCACCCGGACACCGAGGTCATCGCCCTGACCAGCACCCTGGAAGAGCACAAGGTGAACGGCGCCATCGAGGCGGGCGCCATCAGCTACATGCTCAAGGACGCCAGTTCCGACACGCTGGCCGACGCCATCCACGCCGCCGCGCGCGGCGAGGTCCGCCTGCACCCCGAAGCCGCCAAGCGTCTCGTGCGGGACTTCCGGGGCGGCGAGATGCGCGAGAGCCTCACGCCCAAGGAAACCATCGTCCTGCAACTCCTCGCGCACGGCTACAGCAACCGCGACATCGCCACCGACCAGGGCGTCAGCGAGGCCACCGTGAAAACCCACGTGTCCCGCCTGCTCAGCAAACTCGGCCTGGACAGCCGCACCCAGGCCGCCCTGTACGCCCTGAAGCACGGCATTGCCACGCTGGACGGCGTGCACGTCTGA
- a CDS encoding response regulator: protein MEPFRLLLVDDQVEELLLVEAMLEGEVQTVNLIGVRSGAAALAYLDEAEQLPHLILLDLHLPGMSGLAVLAALRASRRLCNVNVVVRSGSNDPQDRQAATDAGASDYLIKPLSYAAQEDQMHHLLMDWQHLIRLTSSDAQPEQAQRH from the coding sequence GGAACCTTTCCGACTCCTCCTGGTAGACGATCAGGTTGAAGAGCTCCTGCTGGTGGAAGCCATGCTGGAGGGAGAGGTGCAGACCGTGAACCTGATCGGCGTCCGGTCCGGCGCGGCCGCCCTGGCCTACCTGGACGAGGCAGAGCAGCTACCCCACCTGATCCTGCTGGACCTCCACCTGCCCGGCATGTCTGGACTTGCCGTTCTCGCTGCCCTGCGGGCGTCCAGGCGGCTGTGCAACGTGAACGTCGTCGTGCGGAGCGGCAGCAATGATCCACAGGACCGACAGGCGGCCACCGACGCGGGCGCCAGTGATTACCTGATCAAACCGCTCTCGTACGCCGCGCAGGAAGATCAGATGCATCACCTCCTCATGGACTGGCAACACCTGATTCGCCTGACGTCCAGCGACGCTCAGCCGGAACAGGCCCAGCGCCACTGA